A single region of the Podospora pseudopauciseta strain CBS 411.78 chromosome 1, whole genome shotgun sequence genome encodes:
- a CDS encoding hypothetical protein (COG:S; EggNog:ENOG503NZKJ) has protein sequence MRPRKSILGTASSPTQPRRLGSLINQTFVSLAQSTEPFQATIAFPSTSHYTSRPELTTTYAPDEADDEGEDSSYDLDEEDDGDGIYLDEEDDDEDDNNGDHSSDNYLDENLCYNDPYNFPVHNHPPRPSDVPPHPDLYLSEESDFSDGAGTPLVNHYSDVLNLLSHDMDIESASDTDAGIEYSSHEEDDGLDNSPPGSISGPEPSLQSGDDVFYDGQPPVETTMVDYMSAVLFHPIPPPAPNPPMMHHAMTTWFEGDHPVALSNPNSGTLRPSNYGLGDFLHNWTRQSNLLQGLVRGRAPWPDKIKEFVSAEPTCVKRDDLQGDICDFQGVDWDDMGVLRKEARERRLLTYNNYVNIPGSDKWTPDLPDVMLPQRESFFRFRRMNIRRNVNLAHFQLRYLLGSTSRSRVFYPSINSIQQLNPISGEARPIVKLSDTAGSQISTLIADHGVLVAGSFIGEYTLRHLDSNEPESKACHTGTITTHLSGITNHVQVHQARSSSSPLAAFASNDMVFRTLDIATETWLSCENFDFPLNCTALSPDKRLRVMVGDTLNVTITAAESTLPDGKPEVLRELSGHHDFGFACDWADDGWTIATAFQDKSVKIWDARYLTDSSGASVPLCTIRMQMAGARNLRFSPVGSGKRVLVAAEEADFINIIDAQTFRSKQTLDVFSEIGGVTFANGGQDLMVLCCDRDRGGLLQLERCGLGDESVFQAEDDNGKPVRLGEHPLRHHRGGSYDWPESMFTEDRRRKESSTKRYRKAAAQFDIEPF, from the exons ATGCGGCCTCGAAAATCCATTTTGGGCACTGCTTCCTCACCTACCCAACCCCGCAGGCTTGGGAGTCTCATCAACCAGACCTTTGTCTCTCTTGCCCAGTCCACCGAGCCTTTCCAGGCCACTATTGCTTTTCCATCAACCAGTCACTATACCTCTCGCCCAGAGTTGACCACCACATACGCCCCTGACGAGGCAGacgacgagggagaggactCGTCCTATGACTtggacgaggaagacgacggGGACGGAATCTAtcttgatgaggaagacgacgacgaagacgacaacAACGGGGACCACAGCTCGGACAACTACCTGGACGAGAACCTATGTTATAACGACCCATATAACTTTCCTGTTCATAACCACCCACCACGGCCTTCAGACGTCCCACCCCATCCCGACCTGTATCTGTCCGAAGAGAGTGACTTCTCGGATGGTGCTGGAACCCCATTGGTGAATCACTATTCAGACGTCCTAAACCTGCTCTCTCACGACATGGATATTGAAAGCGCGAGCGATACCGACGCTGGGATCGAGTATTCGAGCcatgaagaagatgacgggCTGGACAACAGCCCGCCCGGTTCCATCAGCGGTCCCGAGCCATCACTCCAGAGTGGCGATGATGTCTTTTATGATGGCCAGCCACCAGTAGAAACAACGATGGTTGATTACATGAGTGCGGTTTTATTCCATCCAAtacctccaccagctcccaacccacccatGATGCACCATGCGATGACAACTTGGTTCGAGGGTGACCACCCTGTTGCTCTCTCGAATCCCAACTCAGGGACCTTGAGGCCCAGCAATTACGGCCTGGGTGATTTTTTGCACAACTGGACACGACAGAGCAACCTGCTGCAAGGCTTGGTCCGCGGGCGAGCTCCATGGCCAGACAAAATCAAAGAATTTGTCTCCGCCGAGCCGACATGTGTCAAGCGCGATGATCTTCAGGGCGATATTTGCGACTTTCAGGGTGTCGACTGGGACGATATGGGGGTGCTGAGAAAAGAAGCACGGGAACGCCGGCTGCTCACTTACAACAACTATGTTAACATACCAGGCTCAGACAAGTGGACT CCCGATCTGCCTGATGTTATGCTTCCACAAAGGGAAAGCTTCTTTCGGTTCCGCCGGATGAATATCAGGCGTAATGTGAACTTGGCCCACTTTCAGCTTCGCTATCTGTTAGGAAGTACTTCGCGTTCACGGGTCTTTTATCCTAGCATCAACTCCATACAGCAACTAAATCCCATCTCGGGCGAAGCCCGCCCGATTGTGAAACTGAGCGACACCGCCGGATCACAGATATCAACCCTCATCGCCGACCATGGCGTCCTGGTGGCGGGTAGCTTTATTGGAGAGTATACCCTCCGCCATCTCGATTCGAATGAGCCCGAGAGCAAGGCCTGCCACACCGGAACTATCACCACCCATCTCAGTGGTATCACGAACCATGTCCAGGTCCACCAGGCGCggtcatcctcgtcgccgTTGGCAGCTTTCGCCTCAAATGACATGGTGTTCCGGACGCTGGACATCGCTACTGAGACTTGGCTTTCTTGCGAGAACTTTGATTTCCCGTTGAACTGCACAGCGCTGTCACCAGACAAGCGGTTGCGTGTCATGGTGGGCGACACGCTAAACGTGACCATCACAGCGGCTGAATCAACACTTCCAGACGGCAAACCAGAGGTCCTCCGTGAACTTTCGGGCCACCACGATTTCGGCTTCGCCTGTGACTGGGCGGACGACGGCTGGACCATCGCCACGGCATTCCAAGACAAATCTGTCAAAATATGGGATGCCAGGTACTTGACCGACAGCTCAGGCGCCTCGGTTCCCCTCTGTACGATTCGAATGCAGATGGCCGGGGCGAGAAACTTGAGATTCTCGCCAGTGGGAAGCGGCAAGAGAGTCCTCGTGGCGGCCGAGGAAGCCGACTTTATCAACATCATCGATGCCCAGACGTTCCGCTCCAAGCAGACGTTGGATGTGTTCAGCGAAATCGGCGGTGTAACTTTTGCAAACGGCGGTCAGGATCTAATGGTCTTGTGCTGTGACCGTGATCGTGGAGGGTTGCTGCAACTGGAACGGTGTGGGCTTGGAGACGAGTCAGTCTTCCAGGCGGAGGACGACAACGGTAAGCCAGTCCGTCTTGGAGAGCACCCTCTCCGGCATCACAGAGGCGGAAGCTATGACTGGCCCGAGTCCATGTTCACAGAAGacagaagaaggaaagagagcTCGACGAAGAGGTAcaggaaggcggcggcgcaGTTCGATATCGAACCGTTCTGA
- a CDS encoding hypothetical protein (EggNog:ENOG503NU40; COG:G), whose product MSTWSGKPSVKGSTETMRMFLLTCVSIGITFTWGVEMTYCTPYLLSLGLSKGQTSLVWVAGPLSGLIVQPIIGVVADESTSKWGRRRPIIVIGSFIVSGSLLALGFTKEIVDFFISDKDTAQLMTIVLAVLSLYSVDFSINAVMSCGRSLVVDTLPISKQQTGAAWASRMGSLGHIIGYAMGAIDLVGIFGPILGDTQFKQLTVIAALGMLATAFITCWAVTERILLSVRHDPRQTDVRFKVVRQIWSTVLTLPPRIQAICNAVFWSWIGWFPFIVYSSTWVGETYFRYDVSADTRNSDDALGDMGRIGSTALTVYSTVSFISAWVLPALIQAPEDKSFTHRPPASIAPLINTFNKYKPDLLTAWIAGNIMFACAMFITPFATSFRFATAIVALCGIPWSVAGWAPTTFLGIEVNKLSGQPDPTARNIEMRDVSVLEMGKLDEESSSSSGGLSGVYFGILNIYVTIPQFLSTLMSGMVFAMLEPGKSPELAHEAHPSETADPTGPNAIAVTMFLGALGSLVAAVVTKKLRYV is encoded by the exons ATGTCGACATGGAGTGGGAAACCAAGCGTGAAGGGGAGCACCGAGACGATGCGCATGTTCTTATTGACATGCGTATCCATTGGCATCAC CTTCACATGGGGAGTGGAAATGACTT ATTGTACCCCATACCTCCTCTCACTCGGACTATCAAAGGGGCAGACATCTCTGGTTTGGGTCGCGGGGCCATTATCGGGGCTGATAGTTCAGCCCATTATCGGTGTTGTAGCTGATGAATCGACGTCGAAatgggggaggcggcggcccATCATCGTTATAGGGTCTTTCATCGTGTCCGGCAGTTTACTTGCGTTGGGCTTCACCAAGGAGATTGTGGATTTCTTCATTAGTGACAAGGACACTGCACAACTGATGACCATTGTGCTTGCTGTCCTTTCGTTGTACTCGGTTGATTTCTCCATTAATGCCGTCATGTCTTGCGGCAGGAGTTTAGTGGTAGACACACTCCCAATATCCAAACAGCAAACCGGTGCTGCCTGGG CAAGTCGAATGGGTTCCCTTGGCCATATTATTGGTTATGCCATGGGCGCAATCGACCTGGTCGGCATCTTCGGACCAATACTCGGAGACACCCAGTTCAAACAGCTCACCGTCATCGCCGCCCTGGGCATGCTCGCCACCGCCTTCATAACATGCTGGGCAGTCACCGAACGAATCCTCCTCTCGGTCCGCCACGACCCCCGCCAAACTGACGTGCGCTTCAAAGTCGTCCGCCAGATCTGGTCCACAGTCCTCACCCTCCCACCGCGCATCCAAGCCATCTGCAACGCCGTCTTCTGGTCCTGGATCGGCTGGTTCCCCTTCATCGTCTACAGCAGCACCTGGGTAGGCGAGACGTACTTCCGCTACGACGTCTCGGCCGACACCCGCAACTCTGACGACGCCCTCGGCGACATGGGCCGCATCGGCAGCACAGCCCTGACGGTGTACTCGACCGTCTCCTTCATCAGCGCCTGGGTCCTGCCGGCGCTGATCCAAGCCCCCGAAGACAAGAGCTTCACCCACCGGCCCCCGGCCAGCATCGCCCCCCTGATCAACACCTTCAACAAGTACAAACCCGATCTCTTGACCGCCTGGATCGCGGGGAACATCATGTTCGCCTGCGCAATGTTTATCACCCCGTTCGCGACCTCGTTCCGCTTCGCCACGGCGATCGTCGCCCTCTGCGGCATCCCCTGGAGCGTGGCCGGGTGGGCGCCGACGACCTTTCTCGGAATCGAAGTAAATAAACTCAGCGGACAGCCAGACCCCACAGCAAGAAATATTGAGATGCGGGACGTCTCGGTGCTGGAGATGGGCAAGCTGGACGAGGAGAGTAGTTCTTCATCTGGCGGCCTGAGCGGGGTTTATTTCGGTATCTTAAACATTTATGTCACGATCCCCCAGTTTCTTAGCACGCTGATGAGCGGGATGGTGTTTGCGATGCTGGAGCCGGGGAAGAGCCCCGAGCTGGCGCACGAGGCGCACCCTAGCGAGACGGCCGATCCGACGGGGCCGAACGCGATTGCCGTGACGATGTTTTTGGGGGCGTTGGGGTcgttggtggcggcggtggtgacgaAGAAGTTGAGGTATGTgtaa